The following proteins come from a genomic window of Blastocatellia bacterium:
- a CDS encoding HAD hydrolase family protein: MIGDTELRRRAERVRLILMDCDGVLTDGRIILLPEGDEIKFFSALDGQGLKLAARAGLHTGIITIRRSRALERRAAELHVHHLYQDVKDKLEAYSAVLAEEAVTNEDVAYIGDDLPDLPPMRRAGLAIAVCNAVEEVKQAAHYVTRVQGGQGAVREAIELILKAQGKWESLLAEYRR; the protein is encoded by the coding sequence ATGATCGGCGACACCGAGCTGAGACGTCGGGCCGAACGGGTTCGCTTGATTCTGATGGATTGCGACGGCGTTCTCACCGACGGACGCATCATCCTTCTCCCCGAGGGGGATGAGATCAAGTTCTTCAGCGCGCTCGATGGGCAGGGGCTGAAACTCGCGGCCCGCGCCGGATTGCACACGGGGATCATCACCATTCGGCGTTCGCGCGCGCTCGAACGCCGGGCGGCCGAACTTCACGTGCACCACCTCTATCAGGATGTGAAGGACAAACTGGAAGCCTATTCTGCCGTGCTCGCCGAGGAAGCGGTGACCAATGAAGATGTCGCCTACATCGGCGATGATTTGCCCGACCTGCCTCCGATGAGACGCGCCGGTCTGGCCATCGCCGTCTGCAATGCCGTTGAGGAAGTCAAGCAAGCCGCCCACTACGTGACGCGCGTCCAGGGAGGGCAGGGAGCTGTCCGCGAAGCCATCGAGCTGATCCTTAAAGCTCAGGGGAAGTGGGAGAGCCTGCTGGCCGAGTATCGGCGGTGA